From the Hyphomicrobium sp. ghe19 genome, one window contains:
- a CDS encoding TetR/AcrR family transcriptional regulator produces MGRRSVHSPEELRQLILDASQTIVERNGITGLSAREIARMIGYSPGTLYNIFENLDDVLLTLQVQLMGRTLEHMKRVPLGQDREKNVQALAHGYVDFALVNRRMWNLFLAHSLPPGTSVPVLLHDYTNSLIDILKDQLASIVPDASPDSLDAMARTLWAGLNGITAIAATEKGVYLTPATAQSFAKELTTNFIRGLRCQAAHH; encoded by the coding sequence ATGGGACGAAGATCCGTTCATTCGCCGGAGGAGTTGCGGCAGCTTATTCTCGACGCTTCCCAGACCATTGTGGAACGCAACGGGATTACGGGCCTGTCAGCTCGTGAAATCGCGCGGATGATCGGTTATTCGCCGGGCACGCTCTACAATATCTTTGAAAACCTGGACGACGTTCTGCTGACGCTCCAGGTGCAATTGATGGGTCGCACACTCGAACATATGAAGCGCGTTCCGCTTGGGCAGGATAGGGAAAAGAACGTCCAGGCTTTGGCGCACGGCTACGTCGATTTCGCTCTCGTCAATCGCCGCATGTGGAATCTATTTCTAGCGCACAGCTTGCCGCCAGGAACCAGTGTGCCGGTGCTGCTTCACGATTATACGAATAGCCTCATCGATATCCTCAAAGACCAACTCGCTTCGATCGTACCTGATGCATCGCCTGACTCTCTCGATGCGATGGCACGCACTCTGTGGGCTGGCCTTAATGGCATCACAGCAATTGCGGCAACCGAAAAGGGCGTCTACCTCACGCCCGCGACCGCGCAATCATTCGCCAAGGAATTGACGACGAACTTTATCAGGGGTTTGCGCTGCCAGGCAGCACATCACTAG
- a CDS encoding TadE/TadG family type IV pilus assembly protein: MTAGIKPLLDLRGLRRLQRDDQGTTAIEFAIVATPFMLFILGLVGCAFYFFIISSIEKGMDQASRLIRTGQAVTQKMTVDQFRKKICTGAGPWIDCNKLQIFAQAADNWNSGIQPYKCLDNTANLSLVMKPTDLIAIYTGTASQIVIVTTCYKWDFTAKLPLIKFGNAPDGTTMMQTATAFRSEPYPSN, translated from the coding sequence ATGACGGCTGGCATTAAGCCGCTTTTGGATCTTCGCGGCCTTCGTCGCCTTCAGCGCGACGACCAGGGCACGACCGCGATTGAGTTTGCGATCGTCGCCACGCCCTTCATGTTGTTCATCCTCGGCCTCGTCGGCTGCGCCTTCTATTTTTTCATTATCAGTTCGATCGAAAAGGGCATGGACCAGGCGAGCCGCCTTATTCGCACCGGACAGGCCGTCACGCAGAAAATGACCGTCGACCAGTTCAGAAAGAAAATCTGCACTGGGGCAGGCCCGTGGATCGATTGCAATAAACTTCAGATTTTTGCGCAGGCTGCGGACAATTGGAATAGCGGTATCCAGCCGTACAAATGTCTGGACAACACCGCGAACCTGTCTCTCGTCATGAAGCCGACGGACCTCATAGCCATTTACACCGGCACTGCGAGCCAGATCGTGATCGTGACCACCTGTTATAAATGGGACTTCACCGCCAAGCTCCCGCTCATCAAATTTGGCAACGCTCCCGACGGCACGACGATGATGCAAACCGCTACTGCTTTCCGCAGCGAGCCCTACCCGAGCAATTGA
- a CDS encoding cation diffusion facilitator family transporter — translation MSTATKNEHGRIARIAAINIGVALTVVTLKYIAYAVSGSVALFSDALESIVNVMTAIAAFSAIRLSAKPADADHPFGHYKAEFLAAMFEGAMIAVAAVLIMIKAYSGLVNGVELAHPGLGLAINVLSTVINAGWAWAMIKWGTNWRSPALVADGKHLFTDVITSVGVVIALIVAILTGWTILDPLIAAVVATHILFMGYNIATESMSRLMDQAASPDIEGRIRGVIEANGHGALEAHDIRTRQAGRALFIEFHLVVPGTMTVDDAHVICDRLENSIEQSIEGSEVVIHVEPEYKAKPEESGAVPL, via the coding sequence ATGTCCACCGCCACTAAAAATGAACACGGCAGGATCGCACGCATAGCGGCGATCAATATCGGCGTCGCGCTGACCGTCGTGACCTTGAAATATATCGCCTACGCGGTTTCGGGATCGGTCGCCCTCTTCTCCGATGCGCTCGAAAGCATCGTCAACGTGATGACCGCCATCGCGGCCTTTAGCGCCATTCGCCTCAGTGCCAAACCGGCCGACGCCGATCATCCCTTCGGCCACTACAAGGCCGAATTCCTCGCGGCCATGTTCGAAGGCGCAATGATCGCCGTCGCCGCGGTTCTCATCATGATCAAAGCCTATTCCGGCCTGGTGAACGGCGTCGAACTCGCGCACCCGGGCCTCGGCCTCGCGATCAACGTTCTGTCGACCGTGATCAACGCGGGGTGGGCTTGGGCGATGATCAAGTGGGGAACGAATTGGCGCTCGCCCGCGCTCGTGGCGGATGGCAAGCACTTGTTTACGGACGTCATCACGTCCGTCGGTGTCGTCATTGCCCTGATCGTTGCAATTCTGACGGGCTGGACGATCCTCGACCCATTGATCGCCGCCGTCGTCGCGACCCACATCCTATTTATGGGCTACAACATCGCGACGGAATCCATGTCGCGATTGATGGATCAGGCGGCGAGCCCCGACATCGAGGGCCGCATCAGAGGTGTCATCGAAGCGAACGGCCACGGCGCGCTCGAAGCACACGACATTCGCACCCGCCAAGCCGGACGCGCCCTGTTCATTGAATTTCATCTCGTCGTGCCGGGCACGATGACTGTCGATGATGCTCACGTCATCTGCGACCGGCTCGAGAATTCAATCGAGCAGAGCATCGAAGGCTCCGAGGTCGTGATCCACGTCGAGCCGGAATACAAGGCGAAGCCGGAGGAATCCGGCGCCGTGCCGCTTTAG
- a CDS encoding metal-dependent hydrolase, with the protein MRLVATMANFTTHIAIGTVVTGALATLTLAADVVAPQNLVAVTLAGVLGSVLPDIDLKDSRPSRAMFAGLAIFFSFAVLFNAATEFSIAELWVLWLGTLLVVRYGLHAIFHRISVHRGIWHSILAAVFSSVATAIVFRYLLGKPEGVSWLAGAFMFVGYITHLTLDEIYSVDVMDTRIKSSFGTALKLFDRRHLGASLAMAGATAAAIMISPQTTTFVDGLSSRSMWTGLQQRMLPTDKWFGILQGPHFASRKPDSANGMTTSSIGEHSGDRPGEAKNPAAPSVQPQPAAEAAPLPAPASDVLPGSANP; encoded by the coding sequence ATGCGGTTGGTGGCAACGATGGCGAATTTCACCACTCACATCGCGATTGGTACCGTTGTAACTGGCGCGCTTGCAACTCTCACCCTCGCGGCGGACGTCGTCGCCCCGCAAAATCTGGTTGCGGTAACTTTGGCCGGCGTTCTCGGTTCCGTGCTGCCCGACATCGACCTCAAGGACTCGCGGCCGAGCCGGGCGATGTTCGCGGGGCTTGCGATCTTCTTTTCATTCGCGGTGCTGTTCAATGCGGCGACGGAGTTCTCCATTGCCGAGCTTTGGGTGCTGTGGCTTGGGACGCTTCTCGTCGTTCGATACGGCCTGCATGCGATCTTCCATCGTATCTCGGTACACAGAGGGATCTGGCATTCGATCCTTGCAGCGGTCTTTTCGTCAGTCGCGACGGCCATCGTCTTTCGGTATCTGCTCGGCAAGCCCGAGGGCGTTTCGTGGCTTGCCGGCGCGTTCATGTTCGTCGGCTACATCACGCATCTGACGCTCGATGAGATCTATTCGGTCGACGTGATGGACACGCGCATCAAATCGTCATTCGGCACGGCGTTGAAGTTATTCGATCGCCGGCATCTCGGTGCTTCGCTCGCGATGGCGGGGGCAACTGCGGCGGCGATCATGATTTCACCGCAGACAACGACATTCGTCGACGGGCTTAGTTCGCGTAGCATGTGGACGGGCTTACAGCAGCGGATGCTGCCGACCGACAAGTGGTTCGGAATCCTTCAAGGTCCGCATTTCGCGAGCCGCAAGCCCGATAGCGCGAACGGTATGACGACGAGTTCTATCGGCGAGCATTCTGGCGATCGTCCTGGAGAGGCGAAGAACCCCGCGGCTCCAAGTGTGCAGCCTCAACCGGCGGCAGAAGCGGCACCGCTTCCGGCTCCCGCTAGTGATGTGCTGCCTGGCAGCGCAAACCCCTGA
- a CDS encoding XdhC family protein, protein MTDLQADQVASKTDAPLTNARAAARAWLEAGRPVAMATVIDTWGSAPVRAGGQMAIADIDEFQGSVSGGCVEADVIAAGMDVIETGKPEILSFGIADETAWRAGLACGGKIRVYVSRLDPGTDLEFIKRLDEATTSRSPLVIATRLSDGAREIHDGTATTNPEIAEAIRRAHSAVDKAGETFLHALTPPPRIIIVGATHIAQHLATMATAAGYHVKVIDPRTAFASPARFDPSQIIAGWPEECFKKMIADPFSAVVTLTHVDHIDDEALTIALKSPCRYIGSLGSRKTHAKRVARLKAAGFTDADIARINAPVGLDIEAETAGEIATSILAQIISAFRKAPE, encoded by the coding sequence GTGACCGACCTCCAAGCCGATCAAGTTGCTTCCAAAACAGACGCTCCGCTCACCAATGCAAGGGCAGCGGCGAGGGCCTGGCTCGAAGCCGGGCGTCCCGTTGCCATGGCGACGGTGATCGACACCTGGGGTTCGGCCCCCGTCCGCGCCGGCGGCCAAATGGCGATCGCCGATATCGACGAGTTTCAAGGCTCGGTTTCCGGAGGCTGCGTCGAAGCCGACGTCATTGCCGCGGGCATGGATGTCATTGAAACCGGCAAACCGGAGATTTTGAGCTTCGGCATTGCCGACGAGACGGCCTGGCGCGCTGGCCTCGCCTGCGGCGGCAAAATCCGCGTCTACGTTTCGCGGCTCGACCCGGGAACCGACCTCGAATTCATCAAGCGCTTGGACGAAGCCACAACAAGCCGGTCCCCACTCGTGATCGCGACGCGTCTCTCGGACGGCGCCCGCGAGATCCACGATGGAACGGCAACGACCAACCCGGAAATTGCCGAAGCGATCCGGCGCGCGCACAGCGCCGTGGACAAGGCCGGCGAAACGTTTCTGCACGCGTTGACCCCTCCGCCGCGCATCATCATCGTTGGAGCAACCCACATCGCCCAGCATCTGGCGACGATGGCGACGGCAGCCGGGTACCACGTCAAGGTGATCGATCCGAGAACTGCGTTTGCGAGCCCCGCGCGTTTCGATCCCTCGCAGATCATCGCCGGATGGCCGGAAGAGTGCTTCAAGAAAATGATCGCCGATCCATTCTCGGCAGTCGTGACGCTCACCCACGTCGATCATATCGATGATGAAGCTCTCACCATCGCGCTTAAGTCGCCCTGCCGTTACATCGGCTCGCTCGGCTCGCGCAAAACACATGCAAAGCGCGTCGCACGTCTGAAGGCCGCCGGATTTACCGATGCCGACATCGCGCGCATCAACGCCCCCGTGGGTCTCGATATCGAAGCCGAGACGGCAGGAGAAATAGCGACCTCGATCCTGGCACAGATCATCTCCGCATTCCGGAAAGCGCCGGAGTGA
- a CDS encoding TadE/TadG family type IV pilus assembly protein, which yields MHQFGPSRLISQFRSLLRESSGVAAVEFAFLAPLLMLMTFGTFEITRALIVHKRFQKATAMIGDLVAREQQLGETSADAKNQLNAIMVAAVQAMSPYSSNAMRMGIYQFRANSTDATKTRIEWSYAYNSMVIQPCSLTYTANKLVPANLLSKGDAAIIIDAQYQFSPLLKNLLPAVIKSLTWSDTATFSPRYGSVFYGQATQNSVCPT from the coding sequence ATGCATCAGTTTGGGCCTTCTCGATTGATATCTCAGTTCCGCTCGCTGCTCCGGGAGAGCTCCGGCGTCGCCGCCGTCGAGTTCGCGTTTCTCGCGCCGCTACTGATGCTGATGACTTTCGGCACCTTCGAAATCACACGCGCACTGATCGTTCACAAGCGCTTCCAGAAAGCGACGGCGATGATCGGGGACCTCGTAGCCCGCGAGCAGCAGCTCGGCGAAACAAGTGCGGACGCAAAAAATCAGCTGAATGCCATCATGGTCGCAGCCGTCCAGGCAATGTCGCCGTACAGCTCCAACGCGATGCGGATGGGCATCTATCAATTCAGGGCCAATAGCACCGACGCCACGAAGACCAGAATCGAATGGTCTTACGCGTACAATTCCATGGTCATCCAGCCATGCTCTCTGACGTATACTGCGAATAAGCTGGTTCCGGCGAACCTCCTTTCGAAGGGTGACGCCGCAATCATAATCGACGCACAATATCAGTTCTCGCCGCTGCTGAAGAACCTGCTGCCGGCCGTCATAAAGAGCCTGACCTGGTCCGACACGGCGACCTTTTCCCCGCGCTACGGGTCGGTCTTCTACGGTCAGGCGACCCAAAATTCGGTTTGCCCGACCTAA
- a CDS encoding DUF1513 domain-containing protein, with translation MAIDRRSLLLGTLAFVGAAPMRGALAMGANDIAYVTAARRADGSYTVLLLRADGSVLRDVALSGRGHDIAIHRPSNRVAVFARRPGAFAVAFDLETAQQPVVVTPGENRHYFGHGSFSQDGRLLYASENDIDSGDGVIGIYDVASGFKKIGEHPSYGTGPHEIMLLADGKTIAVGNGGLDTVPDAGRENLNVDTMEPSLAFVDRESGKLIAKHTMTGDLKSLSIRHVTQDATGLVWFGAQWEGSPSETPQLVGSAGVDRALKLIEPQAKGGSDLKGYIGAMAVSADGRYIAASAPKAGHVLYVDTTTATVVGQSNLKDVCGIAPEGQQDFAASSGFGVVRYETARASTITEHELQDISFDNHLRRVG, from the coding sequence ATGGCGATTGATCGCAGATCATTGTTGCTCGGTACGCTCGCGTTCGTCGGCGCGGCGCCGATGCGCGGCGCGCTCGCGATGGGTGCAAACGACATCGCCTACGTGACCGCCGCGCGTCGCGCGGACGGCTCTTACACGGTTCTTCTTCTTCGTGCCGACGGATCTGTTCTGCGGGACGTCGCGCTCTCGGGCCGTGGGCATGACATCGCCATCCACCGGCCCTCGAACAGGGTTGCAGTCTTTGCGCGGCGGCCGGGAGCTTTCGCGGTCGCTTTCGATTTGGAAACGGCGCAGCAGCCGGTTGTTGTCACGCCTGGCGAGAACCGCCATTATTTCGGTCATGGCAGCTTCTCGCAGGACGGCCGGCTGCTCTACGCTTCGGAAAACGATATCGACAGCGGGGACGGCGTGATCGGCATCTACGACGTCGCTTCGGGCTTCAAGAAAATCGGCGAGCATCCGAGCTACGGTACGGGGCCGCACGAGATCATGTTGCTGGCGGACGGCAAGACGATTGCCGTCGGGAACGGCGGCCTCGACACCGTGCCGGATGCCGGGCGCGAGAATCTCAACGTCGACACGATGGAGCCATCGCTCGCGTTCGTCGATCGGGAAAGCGGGAAGCTCATCGCCAAGCACACTATGACGGGCGATCTCAAATCGCTTTCCATTCGCCACGTCACGCAGGATGCGACGGGCCTCGTATGGTTTGGCGCCCAATGGGAAGGCAGCCCGAGCGAGACACCGCAGCTCGTCGGCAGCGCAGGTGTGGATCGGGCTCTGAAGCTCATCGAGCCGCAGGCCAAGGGCGGCAGCGATCTCAAGGGGTATATTGGTGCGATGGCCGTGAGCGCCGACGGGCGCTACATCGCGGCCAGCGCTCCGAAAGCCGGACATGTGCTCTACGTCGATACGACGACTGCGACTGTCGTCGGGCAGAGCAACTTGAAGGACGTGTGCGGAATTGCGCCCGAGGGCCAGCAAGATTTCGCAGCGTCATCGGGCTTCGGCGTCGTGCGTTACGAAACGGCGCGCGCTTCGACGATCACGGAGCACGAGCTTCAGGATATCTCGTTCGACAATCACTTGCGGCGCGTCGGCTGA
- a CDS encoding imelysin family protein: protein MMVQRVMLVGFSILALISQAAGVTANEPVSHAGMVKAAIERHIIPHIDALKAAAEPLPSAVESVCKSGSAESRQQLSQQFAKVVEAYAGIDFLRFGPMQEKGRREQISFWPDPRGFLGRQMRLILTAQDDAIAQPGALAKQSAAVQGLGALEYLMQDKDVPLGPEEVARYRCVFAGAIARNIVRLVSEVSTGWEKPGGWADKMLHPGPENDTYKNESEAAVEVVKALIVGLSLTADLQIKPQIDPKIRLKPPYDKSGLQKPFYAASIGSLHQLYDALQLESYLPPERRWMKDWVAGTWRALEASDGAGGHSSHEERDDTPTPRELFDRANGLRNMVSNRLSVAAKLTVGFNELDGD, encoded by the coding sequence ATGATGGTACAGAGAGTGATGCTGGTCGGGTTCTCGATCCTTGCATTGATTAGCCAAGCTGCCGGTGTCACGGCGAACGAACCGGTCAGCCACGCAGGGATGGTGAAGGCGGCTATCGAGCGGCACATCATTCCGCACATCGACGCGCTGAAGGCTGCAGCGGAGCCTTTGCCGTCGGCTGTCGAAAGCGTTTGCAAAAGCGGATCGGCGGAATCGCGGCAGCAGCTCTCGCAGCAATTTGCGAAAGTGGTCGAAGCGTACGCCGGCATCGATTTTCTTCGCTTCGGGCCGATGCAGGAGAAAGGCCGTCGCGAGCAGATTTCATTCTGGCCTGACCCGCGCGGTTTTCTCGGGCGGCAGATGCGCCTCATCCTGACGGCGCAGGATGATGCGATTGCGCAGCCTGGGGCGCTCGCCAAGCAGAGCGCGGCCGTGCAGGGTCTCGGCGCACTTGAATATCTGATGCAGGATAAGGACGTGCCGCTTGGGCCCGAGGAGGTTGCGCGTTATCGTTGCGTCTTCGCAGGGGCGATTGCCCGGAATATCGTTCGCCTCGTGAGTGAAGTCTCAACAGGATGGGAAAAGCCGGGCGGCTGGGCCGACAAGATGCTTCATCCCGGGCCCGAGAACGACACGTACAAAAATGAGAGCGAGGCCGCGGTCGAAGTCGTCAAGGCCTTGATCGTCGGGCTATCGCTGACGGCGGATTTGCAGATCAAGCCGCAGATCGATCCCAAGATCCGGCTCAAGCCGCCGTACGACAAATCGGGACTTCAGAAGCCGTTTTATGCCGCGAGCATCGGGTCGCTGCATCAGCTCTACGATGCTTTGCAGCTCGAAAGCTATCTGCCGCCCGAGAGGCGCTGGATGAAGGATTGGGTTGCCGGAACGTGGCGTGCGCTCGAGGCGAGCGACGGCGCCGGCGGTCATTCATCGCATGAGGAACGCGACGACACTCCGACGCCGCGTGAGCTTTTCGACCGGGCAAACGGCCTTCGCAACATGGTGTCCAACAGGCTGTCGGTGGCAGCCAAGCTGACTGTGGGGTTCAATGAGCTCGATGGCGATTGA
- the rimO gene encoding 30S ribosomal protein S12 methylthiotransferase RimO, whose amino-acid sequence MARPSVKIKAKESAKVRRLAHGAVAPQSRTPKVGFVSLGCPKALVDSERIITKLRSEGYSIARDYDGADVVVVNTCGFLDSAKKESLDAIGEAMNGNGRVIVTGCFGVEEDRIREAHPGVLAVTGPHQYEQVVEAVHDAVPPLHDPFLDLVPPEGLRLTPRHYAYLKISEGCNNRCTFCIIPSLRGDLASRPSNHVMTEAERLVSAGVKELLVISQDTSAYGLDLKYAESPWKGSPLKARFLDLSRALGDLGAWVRMHYVYPYPHVDDVIPLMAEGKILPYLDIPFQHASPSVLKAMRRPASQEKTAERIRRWRDVCPDLAIRSTFIVGFPGETEEDFQFLLGWLKEAKINRAGCFKYEAVEGATANAIEGAVPEEVKEERWHRFMAAQKDVSSEILREKVGSTIDIIIDEVDEDGAIGRSKWDAPDIDGNVFLNGEADLKAGDIVRGKVVEADEYDLWAERA is encoded by the coding sequence ATGGCGAGACCCTCAGTAAAGATCAAGGCAAAGGAAAGTGCAAAGGTGCGGCGGCTGGCGCATGGCGCGGTCGCGCCGCAATCACGCACGCCCAAAGTCGGGTTTGTATCGCTCGGGTGTCCGAAAGCCCTGGTCGACAGCGAACGCATCATCACCAAGCTCAGGTCGGAAGGCTATTCGATAGCCCGCGATTACGACGGCGCCGACGTTGTCGTGGTGAACACGTGCGGTTTTCTCGATTCAGCCAAAAAGGAAAGCCTCGACGCCATCGGCGAAGCGATGAACGGCAATGGCCGGGTAATCGTGACGGGCTGCTTCGGCGTGGAAGAGGATCGCATTCGCGAGGCCCATCCGGGAGTTCTCGCGGTGACGGGGCCGCATCAGTACGAGCAGGTCGTTGAAGCCGTTCACGACGCCGTGCCGCCGCTGCACGATCCGTTTCTCGATCTCGTGCCGCCCGAGGGGCTTAGGCTCACGCCGCGCCATTACGCCTATCTGAAGATTTCGGAAGGCTGCAACAATCGCTGCACCTTCTGCATCATCCCGTCGCTCAGGGGCGATCTCGCGAGCCGGCCGTCGAACCACGTGATGACGGAGGCCGAGCGTCTCGTCAGCGCCGGCGTGAAAGAGCTGCTCGTCATCAGCCAGGATACGAGCGCCTACGGTCTCGATTTGAAATACGCGGAGAGCCCGTGGAAGGGCAGTCCGCTCAAAGCGCGCTTTCTCGATTTGTCGCGCGCGCTGGGCGATCTCGGCGCGTGGGTGCGGATGCACTACGTCTACCCATATCCGCATGTCGACGACGTCATTCCGCTGATGGCGGAAGGCAAGATCCTGCCGTACCTCGACATCCCGTTTCAGCATGCCTCTCCGTCGGTCCTGAAGGCGATGCGGCGGCCTGCGTCGCAGGAGAAGACGGCCGAACGTATTCGCCGCTGGCGTGACGTCTGCCCGGATCTCGCTATTCGCTCGACGTTCATCGTCGGGTTCCCGGGCGAGACCGAAGAGGATTTTCAATTCCTGCTCGGCTGGCTGAAGGAAGCCAAGATCAACCGCGCCGGTTGCTTCAAGTATGAAGCCGTGGAGGGTGCGACGGCCAACGCGATCGAGGGCGCGGTTCCGGAAGAGGTGAAAGAGGAGCGCTGGCACCGCTTCATGGCCGCCCAGAAGGACGTCAGCAGCGAGATACTGCGAGAAAAGGTCGGCTCGACGATCGACATCATCATCGATGAAGTCGACGAGGACGGCGCCATCGGCCGTTCGAAGTGGGACGCGCCCGATATCGACGGCAACGTGTTTCTGAATGGCGAAGCCGATTTGAAAGCCGGGGATATCGTCCGCGGCAAAGTGGTCGAAGCCGACGAGTACGATCTCTGGGCCGAGCGGGCCTAA
- a CDS encoding pilus assembly protein N-terminal domain-containing protein — MLRKSRRTATPLLRAIRGIAYASLIALAGIPATAGDLVVRYDQSQLLRLPRPASEIIVGNPSIADVTLQDGNLVVVTGKTFGITNIIALDSDHNVIQDQRVMVERDDRRIVNLHKGSQRFTYACTPNCEPTLTIGDEKDFFDNVKSANSSKTKFSEGSSDQGANANNQQ; from the coding sequence ATGCTCAGAAAATCCAGACGAACCGCAACGCCGCTCCTCAGGGCTATTCGCGGCATCGCGTATGCGAGCCTTATTGCATTGGCAGGCATCCCGGCCACCGCCGGAGACTTGGTCGTACGGTACGATCAATCCCAATTGCTGCGGCTTCCAAGACCGGCATCTGAGATTATCGTGGGCAATCCTTCGATCGCAGACGTCACTCTCCAAGACGGCAACCTGGTCGTCGTGACCGGCAAGACCTTCGGAATAACGAACATCATCGCCCTCGATAGCGACCACAACGTCATCCAGGATCAGCGGGTGATGGTGGAGCGCGACGATCGCCGGATCGTCAACCTGCATAAAGGAAGTCAGCGCTTCACGTACGCCTGCACGCCCAACTGCGAGCCAACACTGACAATCGGCGACGAAAAGGACTTCTTTGATAACGTCAAGTCGGCAAACTCCAGCAAGACGAAGTTCTCCGAAGGCTCATCTGATCAGGGCGCCAACGCAAACAACCAGCAATAA
- a CDS encoding nucleotidyltransferase family protein produces MKLAAVILAAGRSSRFENGHKLLAEIDGVSMVRRVCSALAQSKIGDIILVTGANDDRVAKAAGHGRWRIVENPDARDGLSTSLRAGLRNIDPTSDGLLVALADMPGISSALIDTLVSAFEINPDAIVFPASPDGRRGHPIIWPRSLFAALQTVSGDSGGRSVVADHRDLWRPVACDDPGAFADIDTRADLATFIAPDQPTRRK; encoded by the coding sequence GTGAAGCTGGCCGCGGTCATTCTCGCGGCCGGACGCTCGTCGCGCTTCGAGAATGGTCATAAGCTGCTCGCGGAGATCGACGGCGTCTCGATGGTCAGGCGCGTCTGTTCCGCCCTCGCACAATCGAAAATCGGCGACATCATTTTAGTGACCGGCGCGAACGACGACAGAGTTGCAAAAGCCGCGGGACATGGCCGCTGGCGGATCGTCGAAAACCCCGACGCTCGCGATGGCCTTTCCACGTCCCTCCGCGCCGGGCTTCGCAACATCGATCCGACATCCGATGGACTTCTCGTCGCGCTCGCCGACATGCCGGGAATATCGAGCGCACTGATCGATACATTGGTGTCGGCATTTGAAATCAACCCAGATGCAATCGTCTTTCCGGCCTCACCCGACGGTCGCCGGGGCCATCCGATCATCTGGCCTCGATCACTCTTTGCGGCACTCCAAACCGTATCGGGCGACTCGGGCGGCCGATCAGTAGTCGCGGATCATCGAGATCTCTGGCGCCCGGTCGCATGCGATGACCCCGGCGCCTTCGCCGACATCGATACGCGCGCGGATCTCGCGACGTTTATTGCGCCGGATCAGCCGACGCGCCGCAAGTGA
- a CDS encoding di-heme oxidoredictase family protein has translation MRVALTLFFFAIAPLYALRAGELDAAVGKALFDRQWIPAPASTKATDGLGPLFSSRSCTGCHARGEGARVVTRDDGKADISGAVVRFGNAGGAIDPYYGLQLQNNAVPGLMPEGQARFLPHLKYNLEGPALATGVHAGVRLAPPLFGRAAFDDVADEEILKRADLDDRNGDGIKGRANVTPRGIGRYGWKAGHVTLDEQVAHAFAIDIGMSSPAMPFPYGDCTKLETACLAAPNGESPEFEGRELSSVMLRMVESYLKTLRVPPEADPSDGQAVFAASGCPSCHVPTLATRDGRQIPAFTDLLLHDMGPALDDGVGEPGVKSSEWRTAPLIGHRLPSEQRRFLHDGSAETVEEAIGKHRGEAERSRNLFEALSSDDKKRLVEYVNGL, from the coding sequence ATGCGCGTTGCGCTTACGCTTTTCTTTTTCGCCATTGCGCCACTTTATGCGCTTCGCGCCGGTGAACTCGATGCGGCTGTCGGTAAGGCGCTTTTCGACCGTCAATGGATTCCAGCGCCGGCCTCGACCAAAGCCACCGATGGACTGGGGCCGCTTTTCTCATCGCGCTCCTGCACCGGCTGCCATGCGCGCGGTGAAGGCGCGCGCGTCGTGACGCGCGACGACGGCAAGGCCGATATTTCGGGTGCCGTCGTGCGCTTCGGTAATGCCGGTGGGGCGATCGATCCCTATTACGGGCTGCAACTGCAAAACAATGCGGTGCCCGGATTGATGCCGGAGGGGCAGGCGCGCTTTCTTCCTCATCTCAAATACAACTTAGAAGGTCCGGCGCTTGCTACCGGAGTGCATGCGGGCGTTCGGCTCGCGCCACCGCTGTTTGGCAGGGCGGCGTTCGACGATGTTGCGGACGAAGAGATTTTGAAGCGCGCCGATCTCGACGATCGTAACGGCGACGGTATCAAGGGGCGTGCGAACGTCACGCCACGGGGGATTGGGCGATACGGCTGGAAAGCGGGGCACGTGACGCTCGACGAACAAGTCGCCCATGCCTTCGCAATCGACATTGGCATGTCCAGTCCGGCAATGCCGTTCCCCTACGGCGATTGCACCAAGCTCGAGACCGCGTGCCTGGCCGCGCCCAACGGCGAGAGCCCGGAGTTCGAGGGGCGGGAACTCTCGTCCGTGATGCTTCGGATGGTCGAGAGCTACCTCAAAACGCTGCGCGTGCCTCCGGAGGCTGATCCTTCGGACGGCCAAGCGGTTTTTGCCGCAAGCGGTTGTCCCAGTTGTCATGTGCCGACGCTCGCAACGCGCGATGGGCGGCAAATTCCGGCCTTCACCGATCTCCTTCTTCACGATATGGGTCCTGCGCTCGATGACGGTGTCGGAGAGCCGGGCGTCAAATCGTCGGAATGGCGAACCGCACCGCTTATCGGTCACCGCTTACCTTCGGAGCAGCGGCGTTTTCTTCACGACGGGTCGGCAGAGACTGTCGAGGAAGCGATTGGGAAGCATCGCGGCGAGGCCGAGCGCAGTCGCAATCTTTTCGAGGCGCTCTCGTCCGACGACAAGAAGCGGCTCGTCGAATATGTGAATGGGTTATGA